The DNA segment TAGCGAGAACTTCTGACCGTGTGGTGTCCCTTGCGAGGTATGGTGACTCGATCGAAACCGATGTCTCGTATCGGGCAATTGCGGATCATGCCCGTGCGATATGCTTCCTGATCGCAGACGGTCTCATTCCGGGGAACACCGATCGCGAGTACGTTCTGAGACGGCTAATTCGCCGCGCTGCACGCCACGGACGACGCATTGGGTTCGACGATAGCTTTCTGTTTGACGTTTGCCGGGCGGTTATCGCCGCGATGGGTTCGGCGTATCCCGAGCTCGATCAAAAGAAACACAAAATCATCAACGAGGTACACATAGAGGAAGAACGTTTTGGGAAAACCCTGAACATTGGGCTTTCCTTGTTAGGCGACGCGATCAAGCAACTGCGTCTTCGAGGAAAAAGCATTCTGCCCGCCGACTCTGCTTTCAAACTCTATGACACGTACGGCTTCCCGCTCGATCTGACGCAGGACGTTCTACGCGAAGACGGATTTACCGTGGACGTCGCGGGCTTCGATAGCCTGATGGAGCAGCAGAAGAAGCGCGGACGCGCGGCGCGCAAGGACGACGCTATCGCACCCGAAATCAGCCTCGGCGCGCACGTATCGTCGCGCTTCGTCGGTCACCACAACTACCAGGCCGAGTCGGAAGTGCTCGCCACCGGTGGCAAAACCGGCGAGCAGGTCGCCGTCGTCGTCGCGGAGACGCCCTTCTACCCCGAGGGCGGCGGCCAGGTCGGCGATCGCGGCGTGATCGAAACTGAAGCAGGCGCGATTCTCGAAGTGTCCGATACGCGGAAGTCCGACGGCTCGATCGTGCATCTCGGACGAATCATTCGCGGCGACGCCGCCGACTTCGGGCGCGGCGCGCGGGTCAAGCTGACGGTCGATCGGCTGCGGCGCGACGCCACGATGCTGAATCATTCGGCGACGCATATTCTGCACTACGCACTCCGCGAGGCGCTGGGCAATCAGGTGCATCAAGCGGGATCGCTGGTGGCGCCGGATCGGTTGCGCTTCGATTTTGCGCATCAGGGAGCAATCAAGGACGACGCGCTCGAATCGATCGAGGAAGAAATCAACGCGCGCATCCGCGAAAACGCGGAAGTCACCACCGAGGAGATGGCGCACGACGACGCGTTGAAAGCCGGCGCGCTCGCATTCTTCGGCGACAAGTACGGCGACCGCGTGCGCGTGGTCAGGATGGGCGATTTCTCCGTCGAGCTATGCGGCGGCACGCACGTCTCGCGCACCGGCGACATCGGATTTTTCAAGCTCGAGAGCGAATCGGGCGTAGCGGCGGGCGTGCGCCGAATCGAGGCCGTCACCGGCCGGGGCGCGCTCGAGACCGTTCGCAAACGCGAGAAGATTCTCGAGGAGATCGGCGCGCACTTGGGCGCGCGCGATTCCGCCGCGGTCGATCGCCTGGAAAAATTGCTCGCGCGTGAAAAAGAGCTCGAGAAAAAACTCCGCGCGATGGAACAAAAGCTGGCTGGCGGCGCGGCGGGCGCTGCCACCGACGAGGATGTCCGCGAGATCGCGGGCGTCAAGCTGGTCATCCGCAAGCTCGACGGAGTCGAGCCCCGCGCGATGCGCGAAATTGCCGATCGGATGCGTCAAAAGCACGGCTCGGCTGTGGTCGCGCTCGGCTCGATTCACGGCGAGGGAAAAGTCGCGCTGCTGGTCGCGGTGACGCCGGATCTGATCGATAAAATCAAAGCGGGCGACATCATCAAAGCGATCGCGCCGATCGTTGGCGGTACCGGCGGCGGACGTCCTGACCTCGCGCAGGCCGGCGGCAAGGACGCAAGCAAGCTCGACGATGCGCTCGCGAAAGTCGCTTCGATGATCAAGCCGCAGTAGCCGTCCCGTCCGTCATCTTGAGCGGAGGCCGCCGGAGTCGAAAGATCTCGTCTTATGCTTCGCCCGTTATTCAATGAAAAATTCGCGAACCCACTTTCACATCACCGCTGAATTGGACTACGATTATGTAGCCGGCGTACGCAGGATCGGCTGGCGTTAGCGACGAAAGCAGCACTTCCAGAGGCCCCGGCGATTTCCCAGTTAGCTAGCGAAGACTCGCTCGAACTTCATTTCGACGATCCCCGCCTGTTCACCGATCTACTCGGCCAACATGACGCGCACGTGCGTACGGTCGAGAATGCGCTCGGCGTCCGCATCGGCGTGGCGGGGACCGCGCTCAAAATTTCGGGAGCGCACGCCGAGCAGGCGCTGGCCGGCAAGGTGATCAGCGAACTCTACGATTTGCTCAAGCGCGGCTATCAGGTTTTTCCGAGCGACGTCGAATACGCGATTCGTATCATCCGCAGCGATCGCAACGCCGAGCTGAGAGATATCTTTCTCGACACCGTCTACGTGTCAGCGAACAAACGCGTCATCTCGCCGAAGAGCACCAATCAGAAACTCTATATCGACGCGATACGGGGCCACGATATCGTGTTCGGAATCGGCCCCGCGGGCACCGGCAAGACCTATCTCGCGATGGCGATGGCGCTCGCGTCGCTCATGAAAAACCAGGTCACGCGGATGGTGCTATGCCGCCCCGCGGTCGAGGCCGGCGAGAAGCTCGGCTTTCTGCCAGGCGATCTCGCCGAGAAAGTCAATCCCTATCTCAGGCCGCTCTACGACGCGCTGCACGACATGGTGGATTTCGACCGCGCGCGCCGGATGCTCGAGCGCGGCACCATCGAAGTCGCGCCGCTCGCCTTCATGCGCGGCCGCACGCTCAACGACTCGTTCATCATTCTCGACGAAGCGCAGAACACCACCTCGGAACAGATGAAGATGTTTCTCACGCGGCTCGGTTACAACTCGAAAGCCGTCATCACCGGCGACGTCACGCAGATCGATTTGCCGAGCGGCAAACTGTCGGGGCTGAAGGAAGCGAGTATCGTGCTGGGCAACACGGCGGGAATCAAATTCATCCGCTTCAACGATCGCGACGTGGTGCGCCATCGCCTGGTGCAATCGATCATCAAGGCCTACGAGTCTTTCAGCGACGACGCGCTTCCCCCGCCGCCGCCATCCGACGGCAATCATCGAGACTGACCGCGTGGCGGTGGAGTTCCGATCCGCGACGGCGCGCGCGCGCGGCTATGCTCGCGCTCTTCGCACGGACGCCGAACTTCTGATGCGCGCGGCCGGCGTGCCCGATTGCGAACTCTCCGTGATGCTCGTATCGGACCGCGCGATCCGCGCGCTTAATCGCAATTACCGCCATCTCGATCTGCCCGCCGACGTGCTCTCATTTTCGCAACTCGAAGAGGTCGATGTGCCGCCACCCGATCCTCGCGCGCTGATCAATCGGCGCGGATTGCCGCTCGGCGACGTCGTCATCTCGATCGATACCGCGGCTCGGCAAGCGCGCGAACTCAGCATCGATATTCCATCGCGGCTGCGTGCACTTTTGATTCACGGCTTTCTGCATCTGATCGGATACGATCACGAGCGCTCGCCGGCCGAGGCGCGGCGGATGTTCGCGCGAGCGCGCGCGCTCGAATCCAGGATCGCGCCGCCGAAAGAAATCTCCAGACCGCGAACGAAAACTCGCGCTCGCAAGGCCGCATCCGGCCGCGTCATCGCACGATGAAACGCGTGAGCGTGAAGATTCCCGCGGCGGCGATGCTCACGCATTTTACCCGCGCCTCGAAGACCGCGTCGGCACTCGACAATCTGATCGCGATCTTGAAGTGCGGCACGATTCGCGGCGGCCGCCGGATGGTCGGCGGAGGACGCGCCGCAGTATGCCTCTTCGACGTCCCGATCGCCGAATTGGGCGCGCTGCTTGATCGCCGAAATCGCCGCCGCTATGAACCTTTCGGCATCGCGATCGACAAACGCTATGCTTTCAAAACGGGCGCGCGGCCGGTGATTTACCTGCCGGCAATCGAGGCGCGGCAAATTCTGGATGAAGAGGAGCGCTGGCGCGTCGTGACGATCGATTTGAATGGCGCGCCGCCGATCGACTGGACCTTCGAGCGCGAATGGCGCCTTGCGGGCGACCTCGTGTTCGAGCCGAACGAAGCGGCGGCGCTGGTGGAGAGCTGGAAGGACGTAGATGAAATTTTCGATCGCTTCGACGGACGGCCGCCGTGCGCCGGCGTAATTCCGATCGGCGAAATCTTCGCGCCGCGCAACGCATGATCTCGTCGAACAACCTCACGCGCGCGGGGCTGCTGATCGCGAGCGGCCTCGCGGTCGGACTTGCCTTCCCGAAATTCGACCTGAGCCTGCTCGCCTGGATTGGCTTCGTGCCGATGTTCTACGCGCTCGAGGGCGAGACCCTGCGCCGCGTGTTCTGGTGGGCGTTTCTGCAGGGCTTCGCCGCCAACCTCGTGGGGCTTTACTGGATTCCGATTCCGATTCACGACTTCGCTGACGTTCACCTCGCGTTCGCGATCCTGCCGATGTTCCTGCTCGCGGGCATCGTCGCGCTTTTCACCGCGCTCGCGATCTGGAGCGGCGAATTCGTCGCGCGCCGCGCGCGCATTCCTATCGTCGTCACGATGCCGCTCGCGTGGACCGCCGTCGAATGGATTCGCACCTATTATCCCATCGGCTTTCCGTGGAACCTGCTCGGCTACACCGCCTATCGCAATCTCGAATTGATCCAATTCGCCGAATTCACCGGCGTTTACGGCATCTCTGCGCTGATCGTGTTTTTCAACGCGGTCGTGTACACCGTGATTTTTCGCCGCGGCAGTAATCGCCTGCTGATCGCGAGCCTCGCCGCGCTGACCTCGCTGATGCTGATCCTGTTCGGCTTCGGCGCGTGGCGAATCGCCAACCTCAAGACCATCGCACCCGAAGGCAGTTTCAGGGTTGCGATGGTGCAAGGCAACATCCCGCAATCGCTAAAGTGGAATCCCGAATTCCTGCCGCATAGCTACAAGGTCTATCAGGATGAAAGCGTCGCGGCGGCCCGGCGCGGCGCCGATTTGATCGTATGGCCGGAAGCGGCGGCGGCCTTCCTCTTCCAGCCCGACGATCGATACCCCGCCGATTGGGCCGAGGACGCCGCGTACCGAACCGCGCTGCTTACGATGGCGCAGCGCATCGGCGATCCGATTCTCTTCGGCGCGCCTGCGATGGCGCATAGCGACGGCCGCCCGGGATTCTACAATCGCGCGTACCTCGTCTCCGCCAGGGGCGAGGTTACCAGCCACTACGACAAGATGCAGTTGGTGCCGTTCGGCGAATACGTGCCCGCCCGCGCGCTGCTTGGATCTTTTGTGAATCGCATCGTCGAGGGCTTCGGCGATTTGATCCCCGGCGATCGGCAGACGCTCTTTTCCGTGAAGGGCGCGACGCTCGGCATCCTGATTTGCTACGAGAGCATCTTTCCCGACTTCACGCGGCGCGAGGTCGCGGACGGCGCCACCGTGCTCATCAATATCACCAACGACGCGTGGTATGGGCAAAGCTCCGCGCCGTATCAGGCGCTCGCGATGGCCGCGATGCGTTCGGTCGAGACCAAGGTGCCGATGGTGCGCGTCGCGAATACCGGCATCAGCACGATCATCGAGCCGTCGGGGGAAATCACGCATCGCACGCCGCTATTCAAGCGCGGCACTGAGATCGAAACCGTCAGGTGGCGCCGCGTGCAAACCGCGTACACTCGCGTGGGCGATTTGTTTTCCGAGATTTGCTTCGTGCTGATGGCGATAGGATTGATATTCGCATGGCGATGGCCGCGCGAGGCGCTTCCTATCACCGTCATCGCGTCGCCCGCGCTGCACAGCAACGGCCGCGGCTAAAGACTCTACTCACCAATGATAGGTACGTTGCAGCAGGCTGGCCTTTGCGACCAGCCTGCCAGAGTTATCCTCGCGCGCTATAGCTGCGGGATCTGACTAATGATTGAAAGCCGCCTGCACCTCGCGCCCGCGATGCTCCGCGACAATCGTCTGCTCCAGCTTCGCGAGTCGCTGCTCGAGCGTAATGCGCGTCGCCGATTCCCGCTCGCGGGCTGCTTCCAGCCGGGCAACCCGATGCTCGGTTGAAGCCGTCTGTGATGCTATTTCCGCGGCCAGCCGAGCTATCCGCTCAGCCTGTTGCTGGTTCAGGGTAGCTTGCTTCTTCAGTTCGTTCAGTAGCATCGAGGTGAGCATCGAGTAACGTACCGACTCGACCTTGCCATCCGAACCATGAACTACTAACTCGGGATAGACCTGATCGACTTCCTCCGCGACGAGGCCATATTGCTTGGTTGCTTGCGGGTCGTCTTTGTAGCGGAATGTCACCGGATGGAGCTTCATAAGGCCGTCGGTCGAGTTATCCATGCTATGGATGTCGCGCTTGTAGCGCGCCGACGACACTACGACACCTAGCCGCCCGCTGCCATTGACTACCACGTCGCTACCCGATACCGCGCTGCCGGTGATGCCCGCGATGTAAGTCGCCGTCTGTTTGCCCGCCGTGCCGATGCGAATGGTGCCGGTGTCGGTCGAAACGCCCAGGTTGGCGACCTCGATATTGTCTTTACCAGTGGTTAGGTTAAAGCCAGCCTGAAACCCAAGCGCGGTATTCGATGGGCCGGTCGTGTTCTTGTATAGCGCTTGCAGTCCAGCCGCCGTGTTATAGCTGCCGCTCGTGTTGCTGTACAGAGCTTGCGCTCCATTGACGGTGTTCTGGATGCCGGTGGTATTGCTGAAAAGAGCACTCGCTCCCTGGGCGCTATTGTTCCTACCCGTGGTGTTGTTCCTAAGAGCGGACATCCCGGCGGCGGTATTGTCATTGCCCGTCGTGTTCTGATCGAGGGCGTTGTATCCAATGGCCGTGTTGTTGTAGCCGTTAGTGTTGCCGAACAGAGCAAACTCTCCGACCGCGACGTTGCGGAAACCAGCGATGTTGTGGTACAGGGCGTCCACGCCATCGGCAGCATTACTGTAGCCCGTGGTGTTGAAAGCGAGGGCGCCCACTCCATCAGCGGTATTGTCATGGCCAGTGGTGTTGGAGTAAAGGGCTTGCAATCCGGTGGCGGTATTGTAGCTGCCAGTGGTGTTACTGAAGAGTGAGTCCCATCCGGTGGCGGTATTGTAGCTGCCGCTGGTGTTGCTCAGGAGTGAGTTTGCTCCGGTCGCAGTATTGTCATTGCCGATGGTGTTGTGCCACAGCGCTTGCACTCCAGTGGCAGTATTTTCCTGGCCCGTGGTGTTGAGCTCCAAGGAGTAGTATCCGGTGGCGGTGTTGTAGTAGCCGCCGGTGTTGGAAAAGAGCGCCCTATCCCCGTCGGCAGTATTGTAGTAACCGCTCGAGTTACTGTAGAGAGCATTCACTCCTGTCGCGGTATTGTAATAGCCGGTGGTGTCGTTCAACAGCGCTTGCGCTCCCACGGCCGTATTCTCCCAACCCGAGCTGTGGGTGGAGAATGCATAGTACCCGAGCCCGGTATTGTAGCCGCCAGTGTTGCCCCCAATGAACGCGCCGTCCCCGAGGCCGGTGTTGGTTCCGCCGGATGCGCTGGTCGCGAGCGATAGCGCGAAAACCAAAACCGCCGAGATCGAAAAGAGAAGATTCGTCGCCGTCTTTTTCATGGACCCACCCTCGCGAAGGTCGTTGAAACCGCACCATCGAGAGCTTGAGCCCACACTGCGATCGCTGCGAACGCTATGAGAGAACTCTCCTGCCCGATGATGGCGCAAGGGTGAGCCATCGCGCAACCGCTTGAGATGAGCAAGGCGTCTGACCTGAAGTGGGCGCTCGCATTCCGCAATTCAAGCTCGCCTGGTCACCCTCCTTATTGCGGTAGCCTTTGCAAAGGAGCATCGTACTCGACTGTACGCATTATGCTGGCCGGCAAAATTGACCTAGATCCAATTCAGGTAGCGCGCCGTCCGAAGGGGCTGCTTGCGCCGAACCGTCCAGGCGTGGCCGCAATCCTGTTGCTTGCTTCTCTGTTAGCTGCCGGATGCGCTGATAACAGCGAAACCAAGGCGATGGCCAGCCGATGCCAAAGCGACGATCGCGCCGCCTGCGCCAAGCTCGACGACCAACGCCAGGTCCGCGACCAGGCCGACTACCAGGTTGAACCCGCGCTCGGGTACCTCACTCTGCCGCCAGGAATCTTTCTGCCGATGCCGGTAGCTGCGCACGCACACGCCGATCCATCTATGTAGACCGCGCGCCATGTAGCGCTGGGATAGCGGCATAGGCGCAAACCAAAAAAAGGGGCCGCCGGAAATTCCAGCGGCCCTTACGCATTGAACCAAAATCGACTTAGCCGAGCAGCGACTTAGCCACGGTCTCGCGATGCACCGGTGCGTTGCCGAAATTCGCTTCTCCAGCCAGCGCGCGCCGATGATACAGATGCATATCGTGCTCCCACGTGAAGCCGATTCCGCCGTGCACCTGGATTGCCTCCGACGTGACGTTCTTCGCCATGTCCGACGCGTATGCTTTCGCCATCGGCACCGCCGTCGCGGCCTCCTCGCCTTTCGTATCGACCGTCCAGCACGCGTAGTAGGTCAGCGAGCGCGCGTTCTCGACCGCAACCATCATATCGACGCACTTATGCTTGACCGCCTGGAACGATCCGATCGGCTTGCCGAATTGCACGCGCGTCTTCGCGTACTCGACCGACATGTCGAGCGCCTTCTGCGCGGTCCCGACCATCTCCGCCGAGAGGCCCGCGGTCGCGATATCGAGCGTGCGGCGCAGAATCGGCCATCCCTCGCCTTCCTTGCCGATCAGTTCCGAGGTTTTCGCGTTGTCGAATTTCACATGGCAGAGCCGCCGCGTCATATCGACGGTCTTGAGCTGCGTGATCGTCACGCCCGGCGAATTGGTCGCCAGCGCAACCAGCGTGATGCCTTTTTCGCCGCTGCCACCGGTGCGGACCGCCACCGCCATCCCGTTGGCGACGTGCGCGTCCGGCACGAAGAACTTCTCGCCGCTCAGCGTGTACTCGTTGCCGCTCTTGGTGGCCTTCATCTGGATTCCGTCCGCGTCGAATCGGCCCGATGCTTCCGCAATCGCGACCGTCCCGATAAACTCACCCTTGGCCATCCGCGTCAGGATGTTCTTTTTCTGCTCCTCGGAGCCGCCCTCGATCACCAGTGGCGCCGCGAGCAGCGCGGTCGTGAAGAGCGGTCCCGGCACCAGCGCCTTGCCCGCCTCTTCGACGACAACCGTCATGTCGAGAAAGTTGCCGCCCTGGCCGCCGTACTCTTCGGGGATCAAAAGTCCCGGCCATCCCAGATCGACCAGTTTCTTCCAGAAACCGGCGTCGTGCGCGGTGGCATCCGCCATCATCTGGCGAACAAACTTGGTCGGGCAATTGTCGGCCAGAAAGCGCTTGGCCGCATCCCGCAGCATCTCTTGTTCTTCTGAAAACCCGAAATCCAACTTGATTGAACCTCCGTTGCTTCGATGGGGGAATCCGGCGCCAGACCGCGCTCGGATCCATGATTCAGCTACCATTAACGCTTTCGCGCGCGCAAGCGCGCCACGGCCGTCGATCGCGGTTTGGTCCTGCTTGATTCGTTTGTGCAAGATTCGCGAGAGTAAGCGGCTACGCTTGAAAGATGCGCGATCCCAAGCGCGGAGTTTACGATGGAACATAAGGATCTGGTTCGCGAGGAGTTCACCCGCCAAGCCCCCGGTTACGCCGACGCGCCGGTGATCAAGGATCCGCTTCATCTGCAAAAACTGCTCGACCAGGTCAAGCCGGATGCCGCCGCGCGCGTGCTCGAAATCGCCACCGGACCCGGCCACGTCGCACTCGCGTTCGCGCGCGTGTGCCGCGAGGTCATCGGCGTCGATTTGACCGAGGCGCCGCTCAAGATTGCCGAGCGGATGCGCGCCGAACGCGGCCTCGCGAACGCCCGCTTCATGCAGGGCGACGTTGAAGCGCGCCTGCCGTTTGCCGACGGCGAGTTCGACGTCGTGATTTGCCGCTTCGCGGTCCATCACTTCGAGCATCCCGAAAAAGTGATCGCCGAGATGAGCCGGCTATGCCGCGTCGGCGGCGCCGTCGCGATCGAGGATCTGATTTCGAGCGAGCATCCCGAGCGCGCGGACTATTACAATCGCTACGAGCGACTGCGCGATTCGTCGCATACGCGGGCGCTGCCCCTCAGCGAGTTGGTGCGCACGATAGCATCGGTCGGACTCGAGCTCGTGCGCTTCGGCTCCGACGGTTTGATGAATCCGGTCGAGCGATGGCTCGACGCGGGCTTCACGCCGGCCGACAAGCGCGCCGAGGCGCTCGCAATGATCGAGCGCGACCTCGCCGAAGATTTGACCGGGGCGAATCCGCGCCGCGTCGATGGCGAGCTGTTTTTCACGCATCGCACCGCGATCGTCGTCGCGCGCAAGCTGAAGCCCCGCGGGTAGGAGAGAAGCTTCGGAGTGCGAAACCCACCCGGGTTTCGCGCTTCCCTGGGCGACGAGTCGCCGGCTAAGCGGTTGAATCGCGATCAGCAGATGCGCGCTACGCGCTGCCAGTAATTGGAAAAAAAGAGGCGGCTGAATCACAGCCGCCTCCGAGAAAGCACCGGCGCTCGACAGTAGATGAGCTGAAAAACTACTTCGATTCCTTCATCGCGGCGACCAAAATTGCGGCCAGCTCGGGACGCGTAAATTCCGGCGGCGGCGGCTGGCCCGCGCGCAGCATTTCGCGCACCTTGGTGCCCGACAGGATCAAGCGGTCTTCCTCGGTATGCGGGCAGGTCTTGAACGACGCCATCCCGTTGCATCGCTTGCAGTAGAAGGTGTTTTCGAACATCAGCGGCGTGATGCCGATTTCTTCCGGCTTGAAGCGATCGAAAATCTTCTGCGCGTCGTAGCTGCCGTAGTAACTGCCGACGCCGGCGTGATCGCGGCCGACGATGAAGTGGGTGCATCCGTAGTTGCGCCGCACGATCGCGTGCAAGATCGCTTCGCGCGGACCGCCGTAGCGCATGTGCGCCGGAAACACGCCGAGCATCGCGCGGTCCTTCGGATAGTAATGATCGAGCAGCACCTTGTAGGTTTCCATCCGGACCGCGGCCGGCACGTCGTCGCCCTTGGTCTCGCCGACCAGCGGATGAATCATGATGCCGTCGCAAATTTCGAGCGCGGCCTTCTGGATATACTCGTGCGCGCGATGAGTCGGGTTGCGGGTCTGGAAGGCGACGATTTTGCGCCATCCGCGCTTGCGGAACTCGGCTCGGGTCTGGCGCGGCTCACGCGGATATTCGAGGAACGTGCGGCCGGGAATTTCGTCGATCAGCGTGATGCATCCGGCGAGGCAATAGGGCGGCATCGAGGTGACGTTCTTGGCGCCGGGGTGCGCATCCTCGTCGGTGCCGAACACGGCTTTGGCTTCGGCGCGGCGATCGACCTGGTAGATTTCCGCGAGCTGCATGATCGCGAGGCGCTTGCCGTCTTCGGTCGCGAGTGCGATGTCGCTGCCGATTTTGAGCGAGCGCGCCGTGGCTTCATCGACGGCGAGCGTGATCGGAATCGACCACGGTATTCCCGAGGCGAGACGCATCTCGTCGCGGCTCCGCTTGTAATCCGCCTCGCCCATGAAGCCGGTGAGCGGCGAGAACGCGCCGGACGCGAGCATCTCGAGATCGGCGAGGTCGCGCGCGTTGAGCGTGACGACCGGCAGCGTCGCGGCGCGCGCGCGCAGACTGGCTTGCTCGGAGGCGGTCGCTTTCAGATCGACCAGTTCGCCGCCGCCGTGCGCCGTGATTGGATCTTCATGCACGCTCATCGGCGTGCTCCTTTGTTGATGTAGTTCAGCTCTTCGAGGCGCGCGATCAATTTCCCGAGGCTCTCCGCGACGCTTTCGATGCTGCTATCGACAACCAGTTCGGGGGTGTGCGGTTCCTCGTACGGGTCGGAAACGCCGGTGAAGGATTTGATTTCGCCGGCGAGGGCTTTTTTGTAGAGGCCTTTGACGTCGCGCTCGACGAGTTTGTCGATGGTGCAGCGGACGAAGACTTCGACGAAGCGATCGTGGAGGCGGCGGACTTCGTCGCGGACTTCGCGGTAGGGGGAAATGGCGGCGGAGATCACGATCACGCCGTTGCGCGCAAGCAGATGGCTCACGTAGCCGATGCGGCGAATATTGATGTCGCGATCTTCCTTCGAAAAACCGAGTCCCTTGGAGAGATTGGTGCGGACTTCGTCGCCGTCGAGGATTTCGACGCGATGG comes from the Candidatus Binatus sp. genome and includes:
- the sat gene encoding sulfate adenylyltransferase, with product MSVHEDPITAHGGGELVDLKATASEQASLRARAATLPVVTLNARDLADLEMLASGAFSPLTGFMGEADYKRSRDEMRLASGIPWSIPITLAVDEATARSLKIGSDIALATEDGKRLAIMQLAEIYQVDRRAEAKAVFGTDEDAHPGAKNVTSMPPYCLAGCITLIDEIPGRTFLEYPREPRQTRAEFRKRGWRKIVAFQTRNPTHRAHEYIQKAALEICDGIMIHPLVGETKGDDVPAAVRMETYKVLLDHYYPKDRAMLGVFPAHMRYGGPREAILHAIVRRNYGCTHFIVGRDHAGVGSYYGSYDAQKIFDRFKPEEIGITPLMFENTFYCKRCNGMASFKTCPHTEEDRLILSGTKVREMLRAGQPPPPEFTRPELAAILVAAMKESK
- the cysC gene encoding adenylyl-sulfate kinase — translated: MDQGFTLWFTGLSGAGKSTLAELLATELRERGHRVEILDGDEVRTNLSKGLGFSKEDRDINIRRIGYVSHLLARNGVIVISAAISPYREVRDEVRRLHDRFVEVFVRCTIDKLVERDVKGLYKKALAGEIKSFTGVSDPYEEPHTPELVVDSSIESVAESLGKLIARLEELNYINKGARR